The DNA region AGACCAGCCGCCGTACCCCGGACCTGATAAAAATTCGCTTGAAATTTACAAAGGATGCGTATTATGATTTTGAGGTCCCGGTATTCAAGTTTCCGGATCATAGTATAGTGGAGTTGGAAGAGCTGCACATGGTCATCCTGCTGCCCCTGCACGCCCTGAAACTGCGGAAACAGATAGCTTCGGCCCGGACGCCGGAGCGACGGCGGGAACTGTTTCGGAAATTGCCCGCGCTACACGCCGAGATAGGGGATGCCATAGACTGGGCGCAACAAGCGGGGGATATTATGCCGGGAGATGCGGCCGAGGCCGGAAGGCTTATGGACCGCTTGTTTACCGAGTTGTACAAAAGGGTTACGAAGAATATGCGGAGGTAAAACACGTGATAGATTTTGACGAAATGCTCAGGGAGCATAAGTATCTTGAGGAACTGAGAATTCATGCCGAGGAATTGGAAAAGCGGAACCAGGAAACGGAAAAGCGTGTTCGGGAATCGGTACGAAATTTTAAAGCCCTGGGGCTTTCGGAGGAACAAATTGCCTCAGCCTTGGGGCTTCCCCTGGAAGAGCTGGCAAGATAGGGTAAGGTCGCAGCCCCCGCAAAAGGCGCCAGCCACCGCTTAGTAGGTATTCTCGTCCATACCCTGGAACCGCTCCCGGACCCGTTGCAGCATCTGTAGTTCCCGAGTAATGGTTTTTTCGTAGTCCAGGGTTTTTTCCTCAATACGGAAGGCTTCGTCTTCCCAGAACTGAACCCTGGTCAGATTCAGGAACCGGAAGCGGCGTTCCCCTGCCTTTTCCGCCCAGTCCAGTGCAGCTTGCCAGTAGGAGAGGGCAGTACGGAAACAGGTTTCTGCAGTTTCCAAACTTTCGAGGTTCTGTTCCTTCCAGGGGGCGTTGTAGAAATAGGCGTTCCGTTTATTCCACTTTTCCCCCAGGAGGAGGTACTGTTCGATCAGTTTGATATTCAGGTGCATATTGAAAAGGTAACGGTACTTTTCCCACTGGGCTTCGTTTTCTATCAGGGCCAGGGCGTAGAGGGGGTTGGCAAAATCCGCCTTCAGGGCCTGTTCAAGCCAGTAGATATTTTCCATGGTGTCGTCGGGGTACTGCACATAGTGAATGTGGAAAAGCCTCCAGTACTGCTCTTTATACTGAACAGTGTAGGAGTGGAGAGGTAGGGGAAGGAGCAGCCCGATGATGAGAAGTAAGGAAATTTTTCTATGAAGCCCCGTCTTTACCCGCAACCCTGTCTCCCGCTCCTTTAAATATCGGCATTTTTTCCATGGCGGTCCAGATTTCTTCGCCCACCTTTTCCGGGCTTTGTGAGGCATTTATGGTCACAACCCTGACACCCCCATCGGCAAAGCGGGGGAGTATCTCCCGGTAACGGCGGCGAACCTGAACCTGGAAATCCCGGTACTCGAAGATCTCCCTGCTCGGGCGGTTTTCCATCCGTTTTACCGCTATATCCGGATCAATATCCAGGAAAAAAAGGAGTTCCGGCCCGGGAAAATCCCGGTTCAGGAGCTCAGGGGGTTCCTCTCCGCAGGTGATCCCCTGGTAAACCAGAGAGGAGGGGGTATAGCGGTCGGAAACCACCAATTCTCCCTGCCCGCAGCGTTCCACCACCCCCCCGCTTC from Treponema primitia ZAS-2 includes:
- the tmk gene encoding dTMP kinase, with the translated sequence MIIISNFVVLEGGDGSGTTTQMGQIRRRFAADPNLPVFHGDFEPTAGPIGVLIREALGGKLPLQPETLAALFSADRREHLYGSGGVVERCGQGELVVSDRYTPSSLVYQGITCGEEPPELLNRDFPGPELLFFLDIDPDIAVKRMENRPSREIFEYRDFQVQVRRRYREILPRFADGGVRVVTINASQSPEKVGEEIWTAMEKMPIFKGAGDRVAGKDGAS